In the Octopus bimaculoides isolate UCB-OBI-ISO-001 chromosome 7, ASM119413v2, whole genome shotgun sequence genome, gaatgtggtttagtcactttttaaaaaaaaatattcagacattaAGAcaacaagataaaagaaaacacaaaacacctggaaatattttagaaatatagatTTAATTAAAACCATCATTGTTAGTTAAATCTTGGAATCTTGCCTGTAATAATATGGCTGTCCAATAAGCTATACTTTTGGCAAATCAACAATGAAAGGATCAACTTGGGAATTATTAACAGCTTTGGTAAAttatccaaaaacaaaacaaaacaaaagaaaaaagagaagggggcaaaaggaaaaaaattcccAACAGTTCAGCTCTCTAAAATGCTGAATGATCTTTGGAGCTCAATATAGCTGGGAGAAAGTATGAACATCCTCATGTTCAGATCTCTATCACATAAAATACTAGGAAAGCTGAatgatgcagaaaaaaaaaaaaggttcagcAGTTTTAAAGACTGAACCCCCCCCCCTTCCCAAAAAAAagggttgtggtggtgattgtaatacaaaacaatatcccattaTGCAGGGATTTTGAAACTTAACAAAGCCATCCAGATATTGAACGGTGCTTAGGCAGCAATGAAACAATTTTAACATTGAAATTTTAGAGAATATCAAAGAATGAACTTTTGCATTCTGCCTTAATATCCAAACattgattattttcaaacagCCTGTCCAGGTTAAATAAGTTTTTTAAGCTCATACAATACATGAAATTGTTACTCCCAATATCTTATCATTCATGGTCTGACATATCCATTTTTGAGAGCAAAACAAGGATAATGCTAGTGTTGTGAAGAGAAGAAATTTATAAAGTTTTAAATAGATCCCCGATTCACATAGTGGGGGCCTCTATGTAATACAAGGTATATGAAGAATATTTGCTCTTTATCTAACTGCTTTTTGCCTTTGCAGAGTACCACAAAATTGAGAGCTTTCTCATTTTTAcctttgttttacacacacacatatacataaactatgtatattttagaagattttgatatttcatttatttttctttttttgtcaagaTTCCTTTTCATTTCAATGTCACACAGACGTGAAGACATGCATTCTTTGAGAGTATACACCACTCATGTCAAGAAAGATACAtaagatatacatctatatctatacacacacacacatgcagacacattgTAATCCAGTGACttgttacatgcatgcatgcatgtatgtatgaatgaatgaatgaatgaatgaatgcatgcatgtctaCATGTAACCCATTAAATGCAGTGTCACATAGGTTTAAAAATGTTATTCACATGCTAATATCTTAAAGTAGTAGTTGTCTGACAACAGGTAAACAATCAAAAGTGTTCTAACCAAGGACATACCATCGTTTTCTCAAGAATTGTATATCTGGGAACCTTATTATCCAAATGTGTCTCTCCAATTTCAAGATGACACAGTGTAGTTTAAGAGgagtttggttgatatttccagtAGATGGAGCAACCATGTAGATGTTCCTTTGATGAACATAGTTATCTTACAGAATAAATTACAGCTAGAATGGTCCTCAGACACTAGACAACTTGTGTAACATAGCAGACAAGTTTAAATGTCAAATTTACTCCAACTAATCAAgtattttttcacacacacacacacacacacacacacacacacacacacacacacaaatacacattaatCTTAACTTAGGGAAACATATCTTAGAGACAACTAGCAATAACTCATAAATGTATCCAAACTACTGAACGAGTTGATCAACTGGAGTGATAGTGGAAGTGTATAATGtcaaagatgatgacaatgatggtggcgatgaagaTGATAACATGGTATAATGGTAAGAACTTTCAGTTTGATAGTTGAGGCAAATACCAGGATTTGTAAATCCTCTAAGCCAGGCTAGCATTGAAATGTGAAAGGAAAGTAGAGAATCATAGATTTTTATAAAGTAAAAATCCGAGAATCCAGAATCTGAGGAATCCGTTGTGGCATTACTGGCAAAAGTAATTACTGGCAAAAGTAATCCAAaggaatgcaataaaataaatgtaacataGCAGCTGTTGCATTTGTTGGAAAAGAAATCATCAATGTTTTCAGGTGCAGGCACTTTTCCAATTTAGAtcgaaaaaaagagagaatacaaggaagacaaaaaaaaaaaaaaaaatctgtgttgCGATTTGTAATAATAATGGATCTTTTGGAGGTTACTGGGTGGTTATGTGATTTGTAATTATTAGGAAGATGGATGGTGAGCAGAAACATGTAGCATGGGCAAAAAGATCCTAGTGCAGTATCAGAGTGAATACCTTCCTGTCTACATTCACTCCTACATgcagatgaacacacacaaacactgtgcacatacatattcttgTGCCCATATACATTGACTCTGCTACAGCTGCTTACCTAAGCCCATTTCTACTGCACAGAAACCACGTACCTACCTACCACTTCTTACATCTATTACTGCCACAAATATTCTATAGCAAATAacacaaattttttttccttttctctatcttGCAAAAGGGATTGCATCTGAATAAAACATTGACAATGTTCCTGTCTTTTCACAACTACATGACACATTTTATGACTTCCCTATAGATTTATAAAAAACttaaagacacatacaaataacCTCTTCACTTATATTAGAACTGCCACATTTTATAAACATCTTGTGTGGCTATTAACATGCATTCATCTCTAGAAATACATATTGACATCTTAGATGAACAAGTCTATGTCTTTTAGTTCTTTATTTGGGCAAGGCCATGGTAGAGCACCACTGtcaaatattagtttaaaattctGGAAAAATCTGGGCTTTGAGTATAAGAGTGTCATTGAGGACATAAGTGGAATTATCTAATTCACTAAGTGGCACATACTCCATGTATCCAAAACCCTTGTGGTTGCGATGGCTTGTTGGTTTCTGGAAAGCATCTAATGTTGGTTTTGATATCAAAGATTCAACAGAATGTTGCCTCTCTTCTATATTTGGGTTCTGATCTATGAcggataaaattattttacctcGAAATGGCCATGTTAAGATGTCATCCCATTCTCCTTGCATGAAGTGAATAAACACAGATAAATGTGTTCCCTGAGAATAGTCGACTCCATTAAGGTTGCATCTCATACATAATTTGTAACCATAGTAATTGGAATAAAATGGTGGGCTATGCAGAACTGGCATTTCACCACTAATAGCTTTATGTCTGTGccgtaaataattttttattttccagatgtataGTCCATTACATAATCGTCCTTCTAACTCGGTGAGACGATTAACCTTTTCTTCAATAGCACGTAGTTTTTGTTGTGTTTCCTTGTTGATACGTTCAATGTGGTCATGCCGAAACTGCAGTTCAAGCAATTCATGGCTGTGCCTGGCCAAGCTCTCATCTTGGTAGATATTTCGTTCTTTCAACGATTGAAACTCAAAATCAAAAATATCGGCTGAAGATGCAGTATCTCCTGCATTAGTTTTTGCTAAATTAGGCACCTTTACAGATTGGCTGCGTGTAATAGGAACGTTTGGTGGAGGAGATGGTAATGGCTGTGAAATACTTGAGATAGTACGAGAAGGACCCTGAGAAAATTTCAGCATATTAGCTTCTGCATTGCCTGAAGCCCCTCCTTCTGCATTTTGTAATAAAGTTGGTAAATCTCCAACTATTTCTGGATCAGTCACATTCGGCTGACTCTGACTCACTGCATTTCCAGTTTCAATCGAAGACAAGATACTTTCAATATTTTGGAAGTTGAGAAGCTTTACAAAAGCATGACACAACAGCTGCAGATGTTTCTGGACATTTGTTTTCATGTGTTTCTCCATCTTGAGTCGTTCAATCTGAAagagatattgatttttttttttttttatataataaaaaaacagaagagatgaTTAGGTAGGGAAATTGAGAGGGTTGTGCTGTATTTATGCCTTTCATGGAAGCATAATTTAAATGCTCTAAATGAGAATCGATACCTATCTGTAATCTTTAATCAAAGTCATACAGAAATATCACTTAAATATGTAACATACTTTAAATATTGCAACTTGTTTCATATATTGTAACTTGGCTCAAATGCCAAGACCTGTTCTCTATACATCACAACTTGTTTCATATATCATAACCTATTTTAAACATTGTGGTGACCTATCTTGTGCACCATCATCTTGCTTTATACATCaagcaatgtggaataaataaactcagaatgtaaagagtcagaacaagTGTAGCAAGGTATTTTATcagatgctctaatgattttgccaacctATTGCCCTAAtattaatgatgacaacaataataatgctataTTTACAATAGTTTCTACAACACAAAACCAAAGATGTAACTTATATACAAAGTTAAGAAATCTTGTCTAAagattttcatcattatcaccacaaccAACTGCTACCATAAATATCAAACCACTTGGACAGATTGATAATAAGGATGAGGCTTATACTTTTTTATATCCCTGGAAACAGTAACAGTTGACAACAACAGAAGGAGAGACTAGTCATACAAGAATCACAAAACATGTGGCCCTTGGTTGAAGCCAAAGGTGATATTTAAGAGGAAAGGATTACCAAAGACAGAAAATGCTATCTGGAGATTTGGCTATCATTTCAAGGGCTGGATAAATGAAGATGGTATTAAATACTGTAATTAAACTAAGTGTGGCATATGAGACAGACCAGGGGCCTCCTAAAAATGAAATCACTTCTAATATGGAACTATTTCTGTGCACACAAGATAGAAGAATGAAAAACGTCAGGTTGCTGAACACAACCGCAGTATGATAACAGCTGGTTTCACATCTTTGCCACAACCTTTAGATGAGGGAATTAATAAGCCATTGAAGGACAAGATATATCAGATGTGAATGATGTAGGTCATTCTGGCTATTAGGAACTGACCAAAGGTTATTAATTCCAAGAAGCTGAGCTTTCTTACAATATGGTGTGTAAAAAAGGCTTGGGATGATGTTTTAACAGAGAGTGTGAAGAAGAGACTCCTAAAGACAAGGCCAACAAATAAAGAGGGTGGAGATGGGTTGGGGTTAAATCCTTTTGTGGGCTGATGACCAAGACATCTAAGAAGATGGAATAATGGAAGCATCATGGGATGTGGATGAAAAGTTGATACAGCAGGAATGAGAGGTTGTTTTTGGCACTAACAATGGTGACGAATCTGAATTTGATCACTTTTAACTGGATTGAAAGTTAAAAATCAACAGTTAATTTCATGTTCTGCAATTAATGTTAAATGTTCTTTGGTTTAAAGCTCATTTAATGAGCTTTAATGAATTCTTTGACATTATACTTTTCAGTCAAGTctcttatgtatgaatgtagtgGCTATTTCAAAATCCAgtttctaatttattttgttaattaatgTGTTCAGCATGGCTACTTATTTAATTGTTTAACTTTTTTACTAACAATTAAACACATAACTAAATTTAAATAGCTCTCTGGCTGTTCTAGTCTTATTTTCCATGTAAATTTTGATTATAAAAGTTCTGTAGAACTTTTCCATGCAACAAATAGAGTGGTGTGACTTCTACATGAGGAAATATGGTAATTTAAAAAAAGCTTACTTCTTTATTACATCCAAAAATGTAGAAACAACATTTGATGGCTGCATTAGGACAGTCAACTGCAATATGTTCTGGTACCTATAAATATAAGGCAGGATATAACAAATAGACAcactaaagaaagaaagacttcAAATTAATGCATTTATGTTAcacagaaatttttttaaataactatcTTTAATAAAAACTGATAGAAATattggttggctggttgattCATTACTTCAGCTGCACTTCACATTGAATAAAGAAAGGGCAacagaataaaaaggaaatacagAAGAAGTGAGGAGGAGTATCttgtaactttctgaaaaatacagATTTTATAAAAATTGCAGAGATAGGCTTTTGATGGAGTAGATTGCAGTTATATTGATAAAAtctagaaaaataatataatatatttattgcaaatatacaaaggtgaaattagtttttaattttattttaaggtaataaatatttttcttttgaaaactaatattcatttcatcatttcgtaaaaataccaagaaatttgataaaagttaaattacacAGGGGAACATGTTTTTTTGTTGTCTAGTAATTTTGGGGTgctgatttcaaaaatgaaatccattttgctCTATCACATTAAGATTTTTTCACTAACTCAAATTCCATTTCTGACATTTCCGGGATTGTCACCATTTCTAAGGATAGATTTGGCTTCATTAAATGCAGGCCCATGTATGGAGCTTGACATAACTTTCACAATATagtttttcaatatcatttaaagtaaatgcaactacaaaagtgaaaacaaaagtcaTGATTTAAGTATCTTCAGTAAATAAAAAGCATTACACTTGAGCAACTTTCACTATTTTCAATCTAACCAGTTTTAAAATGTCATGGTGATGATAGAAATGTCCTTTATACATTCAGTTGCTAATAAATAAGACATTTTTGTGGTCCTTGACATCATATATGTCACATATTTGTGGAATTTATCTGCAGATATGCCTGTGCTGTACTTGATTTAGTGTAACTATTTCTTCTGAAAGTTGGTATTTTGAATGTTTTAATAGTGCTGACACATGGGTCAAGGTCACTTTTTGTCAAGCATGGTCAAAGAACTGTAGAAAGTACTTcatgacatgtatgtataactgttgACAATTCTGAAATGTTTTTCCCAAGTGACAACTGGCTTGAACATAagttttgtattttagaaatatgGCCACTTGTGAGAGAAGAAAATGCCAAAACAGCTCCGATGACTGCTGCTATATTTGTGGATGTTACTCTTTACCAAGGAAGTGAAACAAAATCACAGATTTTGTGAAAAAGCTTGTCTTACTTACTTTGGCATGGAACTAGGTGATCAAAACAAAGCCTAGGCACCCCATTTAATGTATAAAACACATGTTGAAACACTGAGATAGTGACTATTCAAATATTTAAGCAGAAAGTTTCCAGCTTTGTCTTGTGAGAAAATCAAGGTTGGTATGTTTGACAGGCCACAAATAAAGTAGCTACCACAGGATGAGCAATTTTTGGAGCCCATGTCTGACATTGAAAAGGAAGTATGGAATGCTTTTGCTGCAATTGTGTCTGATTTCCTAGGAAACAGGAATTTATCAAATTATGAAGAACTTGTGCAGGCTCTGTTAACCAGTTCTTCAGCACTGGGTTGTAACATGAGTGTAAAAGTGATTTTACTACACAGTCATCTGGACTACTTCCCTGAAAATCATAGTACACTAAGTAATGAGCAAGGAGAAAGATTCTACCAAGACATTAAGTCCATGGAGACTAGGTATCAAAGCAAGTGGAACACAAACATGATGACTGATTACTGCTGGTCTCTTCAAAGAGAGAGTCATGATGCAAATTATTCATGCAAAGCAGCAAAGAAAGTTCACTATTTGAGTAGCTGAAACACTAGTTTGACAGATATTCATCTTCAGATGTGTAACTAaacattttgtataaaatatttgttaaacaatAAAATGTACTATTTGGTTTGTGTCAGTTTCTTATTTTAGTATTGCATTTAGTGGCAAAACTGAcattttttggtaaaaaaatgaATTCCTGTTTAACAAAAAACTTGATGGGATAGAAAATTGCTAAGGACATTTCTGAATCCAGCACCACCAAATCAGTTAAGACCAATTATAAAATGTAAGACagctaaaaattttttaaaaaatgttcccCAATGTTATCtcaataaagtaataaaagcaTCTAACCAGCTCTATTACTTATGGACAAACaattatgctataaaaaaaacaaaaaaacttgacATGATAGAAAAAAACTAACTGTGGTTTTGAAATCAACATGCCAATTTTAGTTTAAATCAAGTGAAAAAGCAAACTCAACagaaattatgttcaaaattgtTCCCCTGTGTAattgttgtatgtatgtcatatttcctgatattcCCCATGGTGGTAAATTTCCAAAGTTATCAGTCATATGATGGATAGCACTCTATACTTTCAGAATTATTGGAGGAAATTATTCTCAGTCAAATTAAAAATgcaagatgtgatggtcatggctggaatacctttgatcataaatctgcttgatcagagctgacctaaaTAACAATGACACAATTTAAAACCTAACATGGGAATCTGTGTATACTTGCTCaagtagctagaaatagcagccaaatctacctcaaactaCAGTTTTTAAAACAAGGAATCAAAGTCATATTAAGTAAATATAGTcagaaatataagataaaatggaTAGTCATGGCTTGAATGACTTTGACCAAAGGTCTGTTCactcagagctgacctggggttagacaataacaacaacaatcataccTCTGTGGACTTATTTTGTGTATACAGGTCATCTGGATATCACAAGAGCATTCCAACCAACAGTCCACTGTAGAAcaaatgataatggtttctaatttaggtacattTTTGAATGGAGGTGTCAGTCAATATTAGCAAccccagcacttaactggtactttattttatcaacccctagaGGAAtgaaactcaaaacgtaaagagctggagcaaacatggaaaagtattTTTCTAATGCTCTTATCTGTCAGGTAGTccattaccaataataataataataataatcctttttactatagacacaaggcctaaaattttggggacaGGACTagtgaattacatcaaccccagtggaatttgaaatctgaatgtaaagacagatgaaatgccactaagcattttgtctggcatactaacaattctaccaagaatgagagcaacaacaacaaaaataatagtaactTTTGACATGTATACAAATCCACACCTATTGTCATTATAATCAACTCTATTATTTTCAGGAATtgaccaatacttattttatcaatgccatCTTACAATCAAAAGGATGATAGTCAGATTAAGCATTGCAggatatttgaactcacaatatagaGGACTGTAACCAAATACTTCAAGTCAAAGTGTATGGTgctctagcaattctgccaaATCATACCTTTATGAAATCATTTTTCTTATTGGTCACAAGATTTTGGTGTCAGCaaaatttatattgaataaaaaaaaacaataacaaataacaataaaataacaaaaaaacccaACTGAGGGGAATGCAGGCCACAATAGGGCCAATCAAGAAACCTCACAGATTCAGAATTACCCTTACCAACaaggacaagtgtcttctcccAGCTTCACTGTCCAGCCAATAGGTATACTTATTCACTAGAGCCAGGTCTACTAGTTTTAtctacctttcaataaatttattagtGAACAAAAATTTCCTCTCTACTGTCATCTTCAAGTGAAAAAAATCCAATAAATGCTTGACTAAAGAAGGtgtttgtctttaatcttttcagTTGTCCATCACAGTAGAGTTGTTAGTATTGGGTCAAATGTTTCACGGTATTTGTCCCATTTCtctatgctttgagttcaaattccatcaaggccagctttgtctttctttttgggCTGATAAAAATATACCAGTCAAGGATGGTGGACTAATAGAAAAATTACAgtgtaggatgaaaggcaaagtcaaccttgaaggaatttgagctcagaatataaagaacgagaagaaatattgcaaagcgtTTTGCTTGagatgcaaacaattctgccagcttgccaccttaataataataacaataaaattttcttttatactaaagttacaaggcctgaaattttgcagaaagatgctagtggattacattgattgatcccagtattcaaaCATCAATagagccagtgtgtgtgtgtgtgtgtgtgtgtgtgtgtgtgtgtgtgtgtgtatatatatatatatatatatatatataaatatatatatataaatatataatttagagaaaagaaccaaagttcatgaactcatccatgaaaatctacaatcacatatagaaaaaattattaagtaaatacacgataaataagtataataaaatacaaattaaaaatcataaaataataataataaaacgactacatgtgtttcataaccaagttttcaaatagaaaattaaatataatcaaatcaattctgttcaaaaatatagctaatcttcaggtcaaaatacaacaacaataataaaatgaatgtatatatcaaccaacaataaataacaaatgaatgtatataaaaatacttattatatcaagatagaaaaatgttaaacaatattattaaaaagaattgtAATACTAATCtatcaaaaattataaacgtGACATTATTAGCTTTATgcttattagaatataaactaacagaaatattaaatgcaaatcttatcttaacgaatcttttgtttaaaatacaatttaaacgaagttttaggttaaactaaaattataaacatgatataaataactttaattttaatataaactaacaaaaaattaatttatataaaaataattatatcaccattaaataaaaaaaacatttaacaaagtaatcaaaaaaatatacaaaacttatATAATCGATTAGATTAGTgttgcatttatttccaataatattgtttaatatttctttttgatttatggGACAAATAAGtagttttttatatataatttctttgattattagttaatattctaattaaggttAAGTTAATAGTAcaacattcaaaattttatttaaactaaagattcgattatataagttttgtatattttttgattactttgttaaatgtttttcttttatttaatgttgATACAATCATTCTTATATAAATcaattttttgttagtttatattaaaattaaagttatttatattacgtttataattttagtttaacctaaaacctcgtttaaattgtattttaaacaaaagattcgttaagataagatttgcatttaatatttctgttagtttatattctaataaatgtaaagttaataatgtcatgtttataatttttgataaGATTAGTATTacaattctttttaataatattgtttaacatttttctattttgatataagtatttttatatacattcatttgttatttattgttggttgatatatacattcatttcattattgttgttgtgttttgaCCCGAAGACTAGCTATATTTTTTAACAGAATTGATTTGCGATCGATTTAattgatttgattatatttaattttctatttgaaaacttggttatgaaacacatgtagccgttttattattattattttatgatttttaatttatattttattatacttatttatcatgcatttacttattaattttttctatatgtgattgtagattttcatggatgagttcatgaactttggttcttttctctaaattatatattatatactgtgaaacttaatgtaattttaatttttgataaattggatttaattgagtttttacctgtaaatttggatttttatccctaatattattattattatatatatatatatatatatactacactctctgagtggttggcgttaggaagggcatccagctgtagaaactctgccaaatttagattggagcctggtgttgccatccggtttcaccagtcctcagtcaagtcgtccaacccatgctagcatggaaagcggacattaaacgatgatgatgatgatgatgatatgatatatatatatatatatataaggaaacaagGGAAAACTTTCTTAGGAAAGGAAACAAgagtagaaaatgaaaaatatatttaccatgaCCCTAAGGACATCTGCTTTACAAAAAGAACATGGAACTAACTGCTTGGGACAAACCCCTTCATGTTCCTGAAGAAAGAAGCCATTGTCTtttagtaacaaaaataaaaaggctGAAATCACAATTTAGGCTAAAACtgtgatataaaaaaacaacctACAACAGATACATAAATAGTAAAAACAGGGTAGCTA is a window encoding:
- the LOC106878692 gene encoding TNF receptor-associated factor 6 isoform X4; the encoded protein is MEKDGYDYEFEPTPDPKYECPICLLILCEPMQTECGHRFCKSCIDRWLTEGNCKCPIDNADVDQNKMFPDNYVKREILSMKVHCPYSRNGCKHIVELNQIEEHQETCHFNSVMCPLNCNKLILKKDINNHKETECVKRNIVCSLCLGSLIFEDYWEHEGVCPKQLVPCSFCKADVLRVMVPEHIAVDCPNAAIKCCFYIFGCNKEIERLKMEKHMKTNVQKHLQLLCHAFVKLLNFQNIESILSSIETGNAVSQSQPNVTDPEIVGDLPTLLQNAEGGASGNAEANMLKFSQGPSRTISSISQPLPSPPPNVPITRSQSVKVPNLAKTNAGDTASSADIFDFEFQSLKERNIYQDESLARHSHELLELQFRHDHIERINKETQQKLRAIEEKVNRLTELEGRLCNGLYIWKIKNYLRHRHKAISGEMPVLHSPPFYSNYYGYKLCMRCNLNGVDYSQGTHLSVFIHFMQGEWDDILTWPFRGKIILSVIDQNPNIEERQHSVESLISKPTLDAFQKPTSHRNHKGFGYMEYVPLSELDNSTYVLNDTLILKAQIFPEF
- the LOC106878692 gene encoding TNF receptor-associated factor 6 isoform X3 encodes the protein MSGDETTNLSTMEKDGYDYEFEPTPDPKYECPICLLILCEPMQTECGHRFCKSCIDRWLTEGNCKCPIDNADVDQNKMFPDNYVKREILSMKVHCPYSRNGCKHIVELNQIEEHQETCHFNSVMCPLNCNKLILKKDINNHKETECVKRNIVCSLCLGSLIFEDYWEHEGVCPKQLVPCSFCKADVLRVMVPEHIAVDCPNAAIKCCFYIFGCNKEIERLKMEKHMKTNVQKHLQLLCHAFVKLLNFQNIESILSSIETGNAVSQSQPNVTDPEIVGDLPTLLQNAEGGASGNAEANMLKFSQGPSRTISSISQPLPSPPPNVPITRSQSVKVPNLAKTNAGDTASSADIFDFEFQSLKERNIYQDESLARHSHELLELQFRHDHIERINKETQQKLRAIEEKVNRLTELEGRLCNGLYIWKIKNYLRHRHKAISGEMPVLHSPPFYSNYYGYKLCMRCNLNGVDYSQGTHLSVFIHFMQGEWDDILTWPFRGKIILSVIDQNPNIEERQHSVESLISKPTLDAFQKPTSHRNHKGFGYMEYVPLSELDNSTYVLNDTLILKAQIFPEF
- the LOC106878692 gene encoding TNF receptor-associated factor 6 isoform X2; this translates as MKSIKADLYSQIPDSLFVANPHLLPSKGDETTNLSTMEKDGYDYEFEPTPDPKYECPICLLILCEPMQTECGHRFCKSCIDRWLTEGNCKCPIDNADVDQNKMFPDNYVKREILSMKVHCPYSRNGCKHIVELNQIEEHQETCHFNSVMCPLNCNKLILKKDINNHKETECVKRNIVCSLCLGSLIFEDYWEHEGVCPKQLVPCSFCKADVLRVMVPEHIAVDCPNAAIKCCFYIFGCNKEIERLKMEKHMKTNVQKHLQLLCHAFVKLLNFQNIESILSSIETGNAVSQSQPNVTDPEIVGDLPTLLQNAEGGASGNAEANMLKFSQGPSRTISSISQPLPSPPPNVPITRSQSVKVPNLAKTNAGDTASSADIFDFEFQSLKERNIYQDESLARHSHELLELQFRHDHIERINKETQQKLRAIEEKVNRLTELEGRLCNGLYIWKIKNYLRHRHKAISGEMPVLHSPPFYSNYYGYKLCMRCNLNGVDYSQGTHLSVFIHFMQGEWDDILTWPFRGKIILSVIDQNPNIEERQHSVESLISKPTLDAFQKPTSHRNHKGFGYMEYVPLSELDNSTYVLNDTLILKAQIFPEF
- the LOC106878692 gene encoding TNF receptor-associated factor 6 isoform X1, with translation MSGLMKSIKADLYSQIPDSLFVANPHLLPSKGDETTNLSTMEKDGYDYEFEPTPDPKYECPICLLILCEPMQTECGHRFCKSCIDRWLTEGNCKCPIDNADVDQNKMFPDNYVKREILSMKVHCPYSRNGCKHIVELNQIEEHQETCHFNSVMCPLNCNKLILKKDINNHKETECVKRNIVCSLCLGSLIFEDYWEHEGVCPKQLVPCSFCKADVLRVMVPEHIAVDCPNAAIKCCFYIFGCNKEIERLKMEKHMKTNVQKHLQLLCHAFVKLLNFQNIESILSSIETGNAVSQSQPNVTDPEIVGDLPTLLQNAEGGASGNAEANMLKFSQGPSRTISSISQPLPSPPPNVPITRSQSVKVPNLAKTNAGDTASSADIFDFEFQSLKERNIYQDESLARHSHELLELQFRHDHIERINKETQQKLRAIEEKVNRLTELEGRLCNGLYIWKIKNYLRHRHKAISGEMPVLHSPPFYSNYYGYKLCMRCNLNGVDYSQGTHLSVFIHFMQGEWDDILTWPFRGKIILSVIDQNPNIEERQHSVESLISKPTLDAFQKPTSHRNHKGFGYMEYVPLSELDNSTYVLNDTLILKAQIFPEF